DNA sequence from the Deltaproteobacteria bacterium genome:
TTGTTCCCGCAGACCAACCGATGCCCGCGGACCCGACGGCCCCGGCGGACCCGCCAGCACCCTCCGACCCGTTCGCGCTCGACGCGCGCCTCGTCGAAGCGATGCGCGTCCTCCGCACGATCGAGCCGCGGATCGGGCGCTTGCTGCGCGTCGTCGTCGATCAGCGCATCTATAGGTCGTTCGGTCACCCGACGTTCGCCGACTACGTACGCGAGCGGCTCGGCATCTCGGCCCGCAAAGCGTGGGCCCTCCTCTCGATCGAGAAGGCGACCCTCCGGAGCGCCGAGCTCGATCGTGCTTACCGCGACGGTCGCCTCTCGTGGGTACGCGCGGTGTCCCTGCTGCCGGTGCTCGATCGGCAGAACGCGGCGGCGTGGATCGTGCGCGCCGAGACCGTCACCGTCCGTCGCCTGACCGACGAGGTCGAGTGGGTGCTCGCCTCGCGTGACGTGTTCGGCCCGAGCTTTTCACTCGCACCCCCTCCAATCGACAGGCCATTGCCATCGCCGTTTCGCGCCACGTCGCCGGAGCAGTGCCGCGATTTGTCACCGGCGGCGCGAGTGCAAATCCGTGCGCCCGGCGTGCAGCCGACCGCAGCTGTCGCCGAGTGCCAATCCGTGTCCACGCAGCAGCCGGCGTTGGAAGTCTGCGACGCCGAGATCCGGTTCACGGGTCCGATAACCGTCGTAGCGTTGCTTCGCGACGTCCTCGATGCGTTCGCTGACCCCGCGGAGCCGCGCTGGACGGCGCTCGAACGCTCGTTGCGTCACGTCATCACGCATTGGGAGAGCACGCCGCGCCATCACGATCCGGTCTTCGATCGTGACGGCTGGCGCTGCACGGTGCCGGCGTGCAGCTCGCGGCGGCATCTGCACGACCATCACATCCGCTTCCGCTCCCGCGGCGGCGA
Encoded proteins:
- a CDS encoding HNH endonuclease — its product is MRLSDYARERLGVSARTLQSAAWLATRLDALPAVARAYDRSELSWTQARAICKVAVSADEHEWLALARRSTVETLERLVARARQPDEVPPDPEGDPNDVDGEPAVRWRFACPARVRALWRRALELASRVAGEPLAEWRAAEIVAAEGWSGRPPGTSVGDRVLIEAVRLARRARRDARHAGDSTSARADTGRSAVDTVTGPFAKDSVVDTPSTRTSFPKLLASDQAIPADPVVPADQPMPADPTAPADPPAPSDPFALDARLVEAMRVLRTIEPRIGRLLRVVVDQRIYRSFGHPTFADYVRERLGISARKAWALLSIEKATLRSAELDRAYRDGRLSWVRAVSLLPVLDRQNAAAWIVRAETVTVRRLTDEVEWVLASRDVFGPSFSLAPPPIDRPLPSPFRATSPEQCRDLSPAARVQIRAPGVQPTAAVAECQSVSTQQPALEVCDAEIRFTGPITVVALLRDVLDAFADPAEPRWTALERSLRHVITHWESTPRHHDPVFDRDGWRCTVPACSSRRHLHDHHIRFRSRGGDNLRSNRTTVCAAHHLHGLHDGSIQASGPAPHAIEWQLGVRPGAPPFLTFVGDRYRLPAPRDAAAALP